One Chloroflexota bacterium genomic region harbors:
- a CDS encoding site-specific DNA-methyltransferase, translated as MARRRGTRQPLKVESLSHEAAARPNIPSAEHQPLLKDDERHPIEAAFERRNPDLDPQLVWRGKDVADWSDLVTQAPPLYIQEKVSPKALIDDLRKIGQREGAQLDFFADFNGLPEGADRTDFYQHQANWSNRMILGDSLQVMASLAEREGLRGQVQCIYIDPPYGIKFNSNFQWSTTSRDVRDGNTAHITREPEQVKAFRDTWRNGIHSYLTYLRDRLTTARDLLAEPGSVFVQIGDENVHRVRALMDEVFGQDNHVADIVVLKTSSQTSRYLAGVADYVVWYARSKESLKYRQLNRPKQLGQVGTSQYVWQLMSDLSDSRIARGREPNGRVFAADNLASQSGGATTRFEPSINGNRFRVARGGWKTSLLGLSRLGRAHRLKPIGNSLMYRRFLDDFSVYPIANVWSDVLATGFSEQKIYVVQSSQKLVERCLLMTTDPGDLVLDPTCGSGTTAYVAEQGGRRWITIDTSRVALALARTRIMGARYPWYLLSDSPDGRRKEAEISGRHIVQTSDRAPLGATHGDIRQGFVCERVPHIMLRDIANNAEIDVIWDRLQPAVEAALADLNQTLRGHPTPYTSPTGGREGEPIDLSAPSGTEVTLPSGESAPASSLLEWEVPHEAPEDWPAAAREPLAAFWEARIARQEAIDASIAAHAEFEYLFDKPYEDKRTVRVAGPFTVESLSPHRMLGVDEHGELIDRVAETPGHYGEPQDFAAIILDQLRTAGVQQAHKQDRIEFDSLIPWPGRHVCAEGRYQEGDESGPQRRAGVFIGPEFGTVQRQDLVEAALEAAEAGFDLLIACAFNYEAHATEFDKLGRIPVLKARMNADLHMAGELKNTGQGNLFVIFGEPDIDVLDAANGQVQVKVNGVDVFDPSTGEVRSDDTDGIACWFIDTDYDSESFFVRHAYFLGANDPYKALKTTLKAEIDADAWATLRSDISRPFPRPESGRIAVKVINNLGDEVLKVFRIEQ; from the coding sequence ATGGCGCGTAGACGCGGGACGCGGCAACCGCTCAAGGTTGAGTCGCTGTCGCACGAGGCGGCCGCGAGGCCGAACATTCCCAGCGCCGAGCATCAGCCGCTGCTGAAGGACGACGAGCGGCATCCGATCGAGGCGGCGTTCGAGCGCCGCAACCCCGACCTGGACCCGCAGCTGGTCTGGCGGGGCAAGGACGTAGCCGACTGGTCAGACCTGGTGACACAGGCGCCGCCCCTCTACATCCAGGAGAAAGTCTCGCCCAAGGCGCTGATCGACGACTTGCGAAAGATCGGTCAGCGCGAAGGGGCGCAACTCGACTTCTTCGCCGATTTCAACGGACTGCCTGAGGGCGCCGACCGCACCGACTTCTACCAGCACCAGGCCAACTGGTCGAACCGCATGATCCTGGGAGACTCCTTGCAGGTGATGGCTTCGCTGGCGGAGCGCGAGGGATTGCGCGGCCAGGTGCAGTGCATCTACATCGACCCGCCCTACGGCATCAAGTTCAACTCCAACTTTCAGTGGTCCACCACCAGCCGGGACGTGCGCGACGGCAATACCGCCCACATCACCCGCGAACCGGAGCAGGTCAAGGCCTTCCGCGACACCTGGCGCAACGGCATCCACTCCTACCTGACCTATCTGCGCGACCGGCTGACCACGGCGCGGGATCTCCTCGCCGAACCCGGCTCGGTGTTCGTGCAAATCGGCGATGAGAACGTCCACCGCGTGCGGGCGCTAATGGATGAGGTCTTCGGACAGGACAATCACGTCGCAGATATCGTCGTCCTAAAGACCAGTAGCCAGACGTCTCGGTATCTGGCCGGCGTTGCTGACTACGTAGTTTGGTATGCCAGAAGCAAGGAGTCACTGAAGTATCGACAGCTCAATAGACCCAAACAGCTCGGTCAAGTAGGAACTTCCCAATACGTATGGCAACTGATGTCTGATCTCAGCGATTCGCGAATTGCTAGGGGCCGTGAGCCCAATGGGCGCGTCTTTGCCGCCGACAATCTGGCTAGCCAGTCCGGGGGCGCGACTACAAGGTTTGAACCATCAATTAACGGGAACCGGTTCCGGGTGGCTAGAGGAGGGTGGAAGACTAGCCTGCTGGGGTTGTCACGCCTCGGGCGAGCCCATCGGCTCAAGCCTATCGGCAATTCACTCATGTATCGGAGATTCTTGGATGATTTCTCGGTATATCCGATTGCTAATGTCTGGAGCGATGTCCTGGCCACGGGATTCTCTGAACAGAAGATTTATGTAGTTCAAAGCTCCCAAAAGCTGGTGGAACGCTGCCTCCTGATGACCACCGACCCCGGCGATCTGGTCCTAGATCCCACCTGTGGCTCGGGTACGACGGCGTACGTGGCCGAGCAGGGGGGGCGCCGCTGGATCACCATCGACACGTCGCGAGTTGCGTTGGCATTGGCGCGGACCCGAATTATGGGTGCACGATATCCCTGGTATCTGCTCTCCGACAGCCCGGACGGCCGCCGCAAGGAAGCCGAAATCAGCGGCCGGCACATCGTGCAGACCTCCGATCGCGCGCCCCTAGGCGCAACCCACGGCGACATTCGCCAGGGCTTTGTCTGCGAGCGTGTGCCCCACATCATGCTCAGGGACATCGCCAACAACGCTGAGATCGACGTGATCTGGGACCGGCTGCAGCCGGCTGTGGAAGCCGCCCTGGCTGACCTGAACCAGACGCTTCGTGGACACCCGACCCCCTACACGTCACCTACCGGCGGACGGGAAGGCGAGCCAATTGATTTAAGTGCGCCCAGCGGTACGGAAGTTACGCTGCCCTCTGGTGAGTCCGCGCCGGCCAGCAGCCTGCTGGAGTGGGAAGTCCCGCATGAGGCGCCGGAAGACTGGCCGGCGGCCGCCCGCGAGCCGCTGGCCGCCTTCTGGGAGGCCCGCATCGCCCGCCAGGAAGCGATCGACGCCTCCATCGCCGCCCATGCCGAGTTCGAGTATCTCTTCGACAAGCCCTACGAGGACAAGCGCACGGTGCGCGTGGCCGGGCCGTTCACCGTGGAGAGCCTATCGCCGCACCGCATGCTGGGCGTGGACGAGCACGGCGAGCTGATCGACCGGGTGGCCGAGACGCCGGGTCACTACGGCGAGCCGCAGGACTTCGCCGCGATCATCCTGGACCAACTGCGCACGGCCGGCGTGCAGCAGGCGCACAAGCAGGACCGCATCGAGTTCGACTCGCTGATTCCCTGGCCCGGCCGTCACGTGTGCGCCGAGGGGCGCTACCAGGAAGGCGACGAGTCGGGTCCGCAACGGCGCGCCGGAGTCTTCATCGGCCCCGAGTTCGGCACGGTGCAGCGCCAGGACTTGGTGGAAGCCGCGCTCGAAGCCGCCGAGGCGGGCTTCGACCTGCTGATCGCCTGCGCCTTCAACTACGAGGCCCACGCCACCGAGTTCGACAAGCTGGGCCGCATCCCGGTCCTCAAGGCCCGCATGAACGCCGATCTGCACATGGCGGGAGAGCTCAAGAACACCGGCCAGGGCAACCTGTTCGTGATCTTCGGCGAGCCGGACATCGACGTGCTGGACGCCGCCAACGGTCAGGTCCAAGTGAAGGTGAACGGCGTGGACGTGTTCGATCCCAGCACCGGCGAGGTGCGCAGCGATGACACGGATGGCATCGCGTGCTGGTTCATCGACACCGATTACGACTCGGAGAGCTTTTTCGTGCGCCACGCCTACTTCCTGGGCGCGAACGATCCCTACAAGGCGCTGAAGACCACGCTGAAGGCCGAGATCGACGCCGACGCCTGGGCGACGCTGCGTAGCGACATTTCGCGGCCCTTCCCCCGGCCGGAGTCCGGCCGCATCGCGGTGAAGGTGATCAATAACCTGGGCGACGAGGTGTTGAAGGTGTTTCGCATTGAGCAATAG
- a CDS encoding DUF86 domain-containing protein, which yields MSDVDAEPRRWDFYVRDMIEFCEKVTSYTNGLNQAAFVAAELTYDASLRNIELIGEAATHVPRAVRDAHPEIPWSAIIGTRNRIIHAYLGVDNDVIWTIIQDAIPTMLPRLRALLDEVEGGMTAHGA from the coding sequence ATGTCTGACGTCGATGCCGAACCGCGCCGATGGGATTTCTACGTGCGGGACATGATCGAATTCTGCGAAAAGGTCACGTCCTATACCAACGGCTTGAACCAGGCAGCGTTCGTCGCCGCCGAGTTGACCTACGACGCCAGCCTTCGCAACATCGAGCTCATCGGAGAAGCGGCAACGCATGTCCCAAGAGCCGTTCGCGACGCGCATCCGGAGATACCCTGGAGCGCGATCATAGGAACCCGCAACCGCATCATTCATGCATACCTTGGCGTAGATAACGACGTCATTTGGACCATCATTCAGGACGCGATTCCCACCATGTTGCCCCGCCTGCGCGCCTTGCTCGATGAAGTGGAAGGCGGAATGACGGCGCATGGCGCGTAG
- a CDS encoding nucleotidyltransferase family protein, translating into MTKEETLELLREHKPVLVEQFGVTSLALFGSTVRDQAEDDSDIDILVSFDGPADWRRYFGTQFYIEDLLGRPVDLVTDKALRRELRPYVEAEAVDV; encoded by the coding sequence ATGACCAAAGAGGAAACGCTGGAGCTGCTGCGCGAGCATAAGCCCGTGCTGGTCGAGCAGTTCGGCGTCACCTCACTGGCGCTCTTTGGCTCCACGGTCCGCGATCAGGCCGAGGACGACAGCGATATCGACATCCTGGTCAGCTTCGATGGGCCGGCGGATTGGCGGCGCTATTTTGGTACGCAGTTCTATATCGAGGATCTCCTGGGCCGCCCCGTCGACCTGGTGACGGATAAGGCGCTGCGCCGCGAGCTACGCCCGTATGTCGAAGCGGAAGCCGTCGATGTCTGA